In a single window of the Osmerus eperlanus chromosome 4, fOsmEpe2.1, whole genome shotgun sequence genome:
- the pex10 gene encoding peroxisome biogenesis factor 10: MPLVPANQPQLIRSSQKDEYYQNCLRNNANEAFQTLAGSKRWLDWRKEIELLSDLAYYGLTTFAGYQTLGEEYVHIVQVDPTKRRIPSRTRRGLLVFFHTFVPYLLDKVLVFIENELEAGEEGAGRRVASSPWSPAVWLKTWVRRAVGLLTEPQRKACVPAVFALQQGLTLLHRVHVALFYISGAFYHLGKRTSGISYLRVQSVSGDDQAIRNSYRVLGVVSLLQLAITLALQLNNFRQRQRARQEWKLHRNLASSPPQPVDPVSHRPSRCILCLEERRHSTSTPCGHLFCWECITEWCNTKMECPLCREKFQPHRLVYLRNF, translated from the exons ATGCCTCTCGTTCCTGCAAACCAGCCTCAATTAATTCGCTCAAGTCAAAAGGATGAATATTATCAGAACTGTCTGAGGAACAACGCAAATGAAGCTTTCCAGACTCTTGCAG GATCTAAGAGATGGCTGGACTGGAGGAAGGAGATTGAACTGCTTTCAGATCTGGCATATTATGGCTTAACTACATTTGCAG GTTACCAGACATTAGGAGAGGAGTACGTCCACATCGTCCAGGTGGACCCCACCAAGCGTCGGATCCCCTCTCGCACTAGGCGAGGTCTCCTGGTCTTTTTCCATACATTTGTGCCATACCTCCTCGACAAGGTCCTGGTCTTTATAGAGAATGAGCTGgaagctggggaggagggggctggcaGAAGAGTTGCTTCCAGCCCTTGGAGCCCCGCAGTGTGGCTGAAGACCTGGGTACGGAGGGCTGTGGGGCTGCTGACGGAGCCCCAGAGGAAGGCGTGTGTCCCAGCAGTGTTCGCCCTCCAACAGGGCCTCACTCTTCTCCACAGGGTCCATGTAGCGCTGTTTTACATCAGTGGGGCCTTCTACCACCTGGGGAAGAGGACATCGGGTATCAGCTAT CTGCGGGTGCAGAGTGTGAGTGGTGATGACCAGGCTATCAGGAACAGTTACAGGGTCCTAGGAGTGGTCTCCCTGCTGCAGCTGGCTATCACCCTGGCCCTGCAGCTGAACAacttcagacagagacagagagccagacaggAGTGGAAACTACACAGGAACCTGGCCTCCAG tcccCCTCAGCCTGTAGATCCGGTGTCCCATCGGCCCTCTCGCTGTATCTTATGTCTGGAAGAAAGGAGACACTCgacctccaccccctgtggaCACCTGTTCTGCTGGGAGTGCATCACTGAGTGGTGTAACACCAAG ATGGAGTGTCCACTGTGTCGGGAGAAGTTCCAGCCTCATCGACTGGTCTACCTGAGGAACTTCTAG